From Brienomyrus brachyistius isolate T26 chromosome 21, BBRACH_0.4, whole genome shotgun sequence, the proteins below share one genomic window:
- the stxbp3 gene encoding syntaxin-binding protein 3, translating into MAARAEYGLKKVVWQKIKDTIITDCRKSEVWKILILDYFTTKLMSSCCKMSDLMSEGITIVEDLFKIREPVPQMKAVYFISPTEKCVDALINDFKKKPKYKAAYVYFTDYCDNTLFSKMKQHCGKFIRVCKEINLAFLPHESQVFTCDNAAAFKSIYGVHSKDKETTLETLADQIVTLCATLEENPGIRYRESSLGNAKKLAELVDQKLTHHFEIEGNAAKKAKTPAQLLIVERGFDPATPVLHELTYQAMAYDLIPIINDIYKYKTKDGSEKEALLNEEDQLWVKLRHMHVAQVSEQIPKLVKEISASKKPSDAKNLTITGLSQLMKKMPSFRKQLAQKVVHLHLTEDCMKHFQDSVEKLCKAEQDLALGADAEGQKVKDPMRTLLPVLLFNHSVYDKIRAVLLYIFSLNGTTEENLSKLIQHVKIENESEFILNWKELGVPVISSGTTSLPVRKPSRRERAEETYSLSRWTPIIKDVMEDVLERKLDTREWPHQSTGPSAWNGSGAVSARQKHKPNAQEERRGGSRLLIFIIGGVSYSEMRCAYEVMQAVKSCEVIIGSSHIVTPTGLLDDIKALSKAPMETFEIMDEKSSAK; encoded by the exons ATCTTGATACTGGATTACTTTACCACGAAACTGATGTCATCATGTTGCAAAATGTCAGATTTGATGTCAGAAGGGATTACCA TTGTTGAAGATCTTTTCAAGATACGGGAGCCTGTCCCTCAAATGAAAGCCGTCTACTTCATCTCACCAACAGAGAAG TGCGTTGATGCTCTCATCAACGACTTTAAGAAGAAACCCAAGTACAAAGCAGCTTATGTCTATTTTACAGACT ATTGTGATAATACCCTGTTCTCCAAAATGAAGCAGCATTGTGGAAAGTTCATTAGAGTTTGCAAGGAGATAAACTTGGCGTTTCTGCCCCATGAGTCTCAG GTGTTCACCTGCGACAATGCCGCTGCCTTCAAAAGCATTTACGGTGTTCACAGTAAGGACAAAGAGACGACCCTGGAGACATTAGCAGACCAGATTGTGACGCTTTGTGCCACTTTGGAGGAGAACCCTGGCATTCGTTACAG GGAGTCAAGTTTAGGTAATGCTAAAAAACTAGCAGAGCTGGTCGACCAGAAGCTTACGCATCACTTTGAGATCGAAGGAAATGCCGCCAAAAAG gcAAAGACACCGGCTCAGCTGCTAATAGTAGAGAGGGGCTTTGACCCAGCGACCCCAGTTCTGCATGAGCTGACCTACCAAGCCATGGCCTATGACCTCATCCCCATAATCAACGACATCTACAA ATACAAGACGAAAGATGGGTCAGAGAAGGAGGCCTTACTGAATGAGGAGGACCAGCTGTGGGTGAAACTTCGTCACATGCACGTTGCTCAGGTTTCTGA ACAGATCCCTAAGCTGGTAAAAGAAATCTCTGCAAGCAAGAAGCCATCAGATgcaaaaaat ctCACGATAACCGGTCTGTCCCAGCTGATGAAGAAGATGCCTTCTTTTCGTAAGCAGCTTGCACAG AAAGTGGTCCATCTGCACCTAACTGAGGACTGCATGAAACACTTTCAGGATAGTGTGGAGaagctgtgcaaagctgaacaG GATTTAGCTCTAGGAGCTGACGCAGAAGGTCAGAAGGTCAAGGACCCAATGAGGACACTTCTGCCTGTGCTCCTCTTCAATCACTCAGTCTATGACAAGATCCGAGCTGTGCTGCTTTACATATTCAGCCTTAACG GGACAACTGAAGAGAACCTGAGCAAATTGATTCAACACGTCAAGATCGAAAACGAAAGTGAATTCATTTTGAACTGGAAAGAGCTTGGTGTGCCAGTAATCTCATCGGGA ACGACCTCCCTCCCAGTCCGTAAGCCATCTCGACGGGAACGTGCCGAAGAAACCTATTCCCTCTCTCGATGGACGCCCATCATTAAAGACGTGATGGAG GACGTTTTAGAAAGAAAACTGGATACCAGAGAGTGGCCCCACCAGAGTACGGGTCCGTCAGCCTGGAACGGATCCGGAGCCGTGAG TGCCCGTCAGAAGCATAAGCCCAACGCTCAAGAGGAACGAAGGGGCGGCTCTCGACTCCTCATCTTCATCATTGGGGGAGTCAGCTATTCCGAGATGCGCTGTGCCTACGAGGTGATGCAAGCCGTCAAGTCCTGTGAGGTCATCATCG GATCCTCTCATATCGTCACGCCAACCGGTCTGTTAGACGACATCAAGGCCCTCAGCAAAGCCCCAATGGAAACCTTTGAAATAATGGATGAAAAATCTTCAGCTAAATAA
- the LOC125716624 gene encoding uncharacterized protein LOC125716624 has product MMEGFPVRTCYEAEDASDEDQEDLPYDGDLGTTDTGRAANTGNCSLSDNSPRVPHFEGEFIALASHTNSLLKDQYTVDGSASRMVSGKINEIRSSYTRDTDVIGHAAMDQQNSKSCIEAMEYKSDQDTGTVARTHDREPPSDVTDLLLRHLPQEELFNSSKYIEAETMPEVSFIDSVEETVLTKLPCSPRHSEDHSSAMENSLRVHRDGPLNRACKPPVLESVELEELEDSQTSKQISGSDESVALEEQSELCCRSSNSELTDEHEEIPRLSGFRSCSELKYGQGQVHYPLPDFSKVAPKVKIPRSVNPAKSDSKFPSDPRFQASPSTLRKSSGTTTVVISEVLEDSVQPSAGLPHEFDNQLKHGGHHKTSELVQHLQAEYDKLLTRYAEAENLIDQLRLGTTAPASSDPTFPPEYMVLPEMEIAGKATNHTDSKQIHPLPTGHPQHLDDLKKLDSHMTATDKQPSEGERMTNELKEIISRFMIKVEEFKMCLDSLPTGISEQQMIFKGLVQAQDQLERHYIAKKEEHRALQMQNYMGVVINAGEFDPERQVEGEIFRTGMFLEDIKELIDNNICSQFSPPTLSSSPAQLLHDGTTSLSPAVLQAGQNPRLSTSSPVVMDTVGGADVETCSSPTLPASDSVLQSHQYLGSSDASPEQHESPTCKVEERLSKGLFQSGSLHLSPTTVPQGKRRKPESQQNSLKTRDPLSSDCMEDAPTFLHLKAGGFSHKPRSSLQSTATPETDSGIGGLGTNCPAVELFHSSPWTENAGGSRFTQALHSEHISEGHAAPCAMTDSDGKGSWSNAQRAKDPTAQPKQPGQTSASTVGRWTCSIARENSALLTAEWTADSPHAHALEAHAGNLPKVCRRSRDRTTAETLSHTCSCHRDLILALQTEVGSLKRDLEQSLLCLPYIAKRMDYLASRFTQDTGRKRKPRAHHRTTSTGHEALMKTSTNPLLEENGSSTDMDPRRTGWSSTLAKERHYSFSTHSATQPIDPPFDKNWRSSCSLPASFADIEQLPKAGWRLPGSQSDSALLPHHPSFLKSGRSPHSTCRVRSHHKYKREEENISRTLDRAIEAAWTMKLTTDQMALRLSADLAKADLYRKLHGFSP; this is encoded by the exons ATGATGGAAGGATTTCCGGTGCGGACGTGCTATGAAGCTGAAGATGCTAGTGATGAAGACCAGGAAGACCTTCCGTATGATGGAGACCTTGGCACGACGGACACCGGTCGTGCTGCAAACACTGGGAACTGCTCCCTTTCTGACAATTCCCCAAGAGTACCCCATTTTGAGGGTGAATTCATTGCCCTGGCTTCTCACACAAATTCTCTATTAAAAGACCAGTATACCGTTGATGGTTCGGCTTCGAGGATGGTAAGTGGTAAGATTAATGAGATACGAAGCAGTTACACCAGAGATACTGACGTCATTGGCCACGCTGCCATGGATCAACAAAATAGCAAAAGTTGCATTGAGGCAATGGAGTACAAATCTGACCAAGACACAGGTACTGTAGCCAGGACTCACGACAGAGAACCTCCTTCAGATGTCACAGACCTGCTGCTGAGACATCTTCCTCAGGAGGAACTGTTTAACTCCAGTAAATACATCGAAGCAGAGACCATGCCTGAGGTCTCCTTCATTGACAGTGTTGAGGAGACGGTATTAACCAAACTCCCATGTTCTCCAAGACACAGTGAAGATCACAGTAGTGCTATGGAGAATAGTCTACGGGTACACCGAGATGGTCCGCTGAATCGAGCATGTAAGCCTCCAGTGCTAGAGAGTGTGGAGCTGGAGGAACTAGAGGATTCCCAGACAAGTAAGCAGATCTCAGGAAGTGATGAATCAGTAGCCCTGGAAGAGCAATCAGAACTTTGCTGCAGATCCAGTAATTCAGAGCTAACAGATGAACATGAAGAAATCCCAAGGTTAAGTGGCTTCAGATCATGCAGCGAACTCAAATACGGACAAGGCCAAGTCCACTACCCTCTTCCCGACTTCTCCAAGGTGGCACCCAAAGTGAAAATCCCGAGAAGCGTCAATCCTGCAAAGTCCGACAGTAAGTTTCCCAGTGACCCTAGATTCCAGGCCTCCCCAAGCACGCTCAGGAAATCCAGCGGAACGACCACAGTGGTCATCAGCGAAGTTCTTGAGGATTCTGTTCAGCCATCTGCCGGGCTCCCACATGAGTTTGATAACCAGCTGAAACACGGAGGCCATCATAAGACATCAGAGCTTGTgcagcatttacag gctgaataTGATAAATTATTAACCAGATATGCAGAAGCAGAAAATCTCATTGATCAGTTGAGGCTTGGTACTACA GCACCAGCATCCTCAGACCCTACATTCCCACCTGAATACATGGTCCTGCCTGAGATGGAGATTGCTGGAAAGGCCACCAACCACACGGACTCAAAACAAATCCACCCTCTCCCTACAG GGCATCCTCAGCACTTGGACGACCTTAAAAAATTGGACAGCCACATGACGGCGACAGATAAACAGCCCAGTGAAGGAGAAAGAATGACTAATGAACTAAAAGAAATAATTAGCCGATTCATGATAAAG GTGGAAGAATTTAAAATGTGCCTCGACAGTTTGCCCACGGGCATTTCGGAACAGCAGATG ATCTTTAAGGGTCTGGTACAAGCCCAGGATCAGTTAGAGAGACATTATATTGCCAAGAAAGAAGAACACAGAGCACTGCAGATGCAAAATTACATGGGAGTGGTAATAAATGCTGGCGAATTCGATCCTGAGAG GCAGGTGGAAGGAGAGATTTTCAGGACGGGCATGTTCCTGGAGGACATAAAAGAGCTTATAGACAATAACATCTGCAGTCAATTCTCCCCGCCTACGTTATCTTCAAGCCCTGCACAGTTGCTACATGACGGCACCACCTCTTTAAGCCCAGCAGTACTACAAGCG GGCCAAAATCCCAGACTCTCCACCAGCAGTCCAGTTGTCATGGACACGGTGGGCGGGGCAGATGTTGAGACCTGCAGTAGTCCTACTCTACCAGCGTCCGATTCTGTGCTACAGAGCCATCAGTACCTGGG GAGTTCAGACGCATCTCCAGAGCAGCACGAGTCTCCTACCTGTAAGGTGGAAGAGAGGCTTTCTAAAGGCCTTTTCCAGAGTGGGAGCTTGCATCTGTCGCCAACTACTGTACCACAGGGGAAGCGGAGGAAACCTGAGAG TCAGCAGAATTCCCTGAAGACTAGGGATCCATTGTCTTCGGATTGTATGGAGGATGCACCCACGTTTCTCCACTTAAAGGCTGGGGGCTTCTCACATAAACCCCGGTCTTCCTTGCAG AGCACAGCAACTCCTGAGACAGATAGTGGAATTGGAGGATTGGGCACAAATTGTCCAGCTGTGGAGCTTTTTCACTCATCTCCGTGGACAGAGAA CGCGGGAGGCTCTCGGTTCACACAAGCATTGCATTCTGAACACAT ATCTGAAGGGCATGCAGCTCCTTGTGCCATGACTGATTCAGACGGCAAGGGCTCCTGGTCCAATGCACAGAGAGCCAAGGACCCGACTGCGCAGCCCAAACAGCCAGGGCAGACGTCTGCGAGCACCGTGGGCCGGTGGACATGCAGCATTGCCAGGGAGAACTCCGCACTGCTGACCG CAGAGTGGACAGCTGACTCCCCCCACGCTCATGCCCTGGAGGCCCATGCGGGGAATCTGCCCAAGGTCTGCAGGCGGTCCAGGGATAGAACGACAGCCGAGACTCTCTCCCACACCTGCTCCTGTCACCG CGATTTGATTCTAGCTCTCCAGACCGAGGTGGGCAGCCTGAAGCGGGATTTGGAGCAGAGTCTGTTGTGTCTGCCTTACATTGCTAAAAGGATGGACTACCTGGCCTCGAGGTTTACGCAGGATACTGGGCGGAAAAGAAAGCCCAGAGCTCACCACAGAACCACCTCCACCGG ACATGAAGCTCTGATGAAGACCAGCACAAACCCACTCCTGGAGGAGAATGGAAGCTCCACAGATATGGATCCAAGGAGAA CAGGATGGAGCTCCACCCTCGCCAAAGAGAGGcattattcattcagcacccaTTCTGCAACACAACCTATCGATCCACCATTTGACAAAAACTGGCGATCATCCTGTAGTTTACCTGCTAG CTTTGCAGACATAGAGCAGCTGCCTAAGGCTGGATGGAGACTCCCTGGTAGCCAATCAGATTCTGCCCTTCTGCCTCACCATccttcctttctgaagtcaggaCGTTCTCCTCATTCCACCTGCAGAGTCAGGAGTCACCACAAGTACAAAAGGGAG GAAGAAAACATCAGCCGAACGCTGGACCGGGCTATCGAGGCTGCGTGGACCATGAAGCTAACGACGGACCAGATGGCCCTGAGACTGTCAGCTGACCTGGCCAAAGCAGATCTGTACAGGAAGCTGCATGGTTTCAGCCCGTAG